CTGTTCTCCTTAAGTTGTACTTGTCGTAAATAAAAAAATTTTTCCGTCCTCTATATTATAGAGGGCGTTTTTTCAAAAAAAAAGCTGGGAACCACCCCAACTTTTTTTATTCGCCCTTGAAGCGAAAATCGCACAATAATTTTTTACACCCTTATTATAATAGTATTCAATACGTTGAGTCAAGAAATATTATTCTTGCGAGCAAGCATGCGTTTTTAATAAGGGTTCTATATAACTATACCCTTATAAGGTGTATTTTATGCATGTTATTCATCTAAAATAAAAAATGAAACAAAGCCTGTCATCCCTTTGTTTCATTTTTTATGGCTTATCAACTGCTATCAAGCCTTTTTTTACAAAATATTCACTGTCGAAAATTTATTTATCGGTACCCCTATGTTATAATGCTTCTGGGTAAAATATCGACAAATTACTTTGAAGAGGAATGAAAAACATGGGGGAAAAGAAAAAAATATTTTTCTTTATATATCAGTTGGGGTCTGGCGGTGCGGCGCGAACGATGCTGAATCTGTTAAATAACATGGATTTAGACGAGTTTGAACCGACATTGATCACCTTGAATTATGAAGGGGATTATGAAAAATACTTAAAAGAAGAAATTACTTTTATCAAACTGCCGACCAGAAGATTGCGTTCGGGAATTATCCCTTTTTCTAAAATAATCAAAAAGGAAAAGCCCGATATCGTCTTCAGTACCATCCCTAACTATAACCTCATTGCGATTGCAGCAAGACTGCTGTCCGGTCACAAAGCAAAAAATATTGTCCGGGAAGCAGCGTTATTAGGAACAGAAGGAACATTTAATGCGAACCTGAAATTATATGGATTGGCCTACCGATTTTCGAAAAAAGTCGTTGCCCTTTCAGAAGGGGTGCGGCAGAATATCATTCAAAACTACAAAGTAAATCCGAAAAAAGTAGAGGTTATTTATAACCCGGTCGATATGGAAAATATAGAATCCTTGATGAAGCAAGGTGAAATTGCCGAGGAACATCAATCTAAATTTGATAACCCGAATGAAAAAGTAATTATTACAGCAGGACGTCTGGTAGATGATAAAGATCAGGCGACGTTGATTCGTGCTTTTGCAATATTACGTGAAAACATCGCAGCTAAGCTCATCATTCTCGGTGAAGGAGAACTGGAAGAGAAGCTGAAAAACCAAGTCAAAGCAGAGAATCTGGAGCACGCTGTATATTTTGCAGGCTTTCAGGAAAATCCATATGTTTACTTTCATAACGCGGATATTTTTGTATTATCCTCCAAAAGAGAAGGGTTCGGGCATGTGCTGACAGAGGCACTTGCGACCAGAGTTCCGATTATCTCCACCGATGCCAGGCCTGGCGCAGCCGAAGTTCTGGACAATGGCAGATACGGTGTAATGACACCAGTAGGAGATGCAGAGGCACTTGCTGTACAAATGGAAGATGTT
The nucleotide sequence above comes from Oceanobacillus timonensis. Encoded proteins:
- a CDS encoding glycosyltransferase, translated to MGEKKKIFFFIYQLGSGGAARTMLNLLNNMDLDEFEPTLITLNYEGDYEKYLKEEITFIKLPTRRLRSGIIPFSKIIKKEKPDIVFSTIPNYNLIAIAARLLSGHKAKNIVREAALLGTEGTFNANLKLYGLAYRFSKKVVALSEGVRQNIIQNYKVNPKKVEVIYNPVDMENIESLMKQGEIAEEHQSKFDNPNEKVIITAGRLVDDKDQATLIRAFAILRENIAAKLIILGEGELEEKLKNQVKAENLEHAVYFAGFQENPYVYFHNADIFVLSSKREGFGHVLTEALATRVPIISTDARPGAAEVLDNGRYGVMTPVGDAEALAVQMEDVLNWDNEKRTQVTEKGWERAASFRAEKIVKEYEMLFNQTIDQ